The following are encoded in a window of Thermoanaerobaculia bacterium genomic DNA:
- a CDS encoding cytochrome b N-terminal domain-containing protein, whose translation YVDALDLREQVPFGIMREIHRWGAHAMVIAVWIHMFRVFMTGSYKPPREFNWVVGVILLVLTLLLSFTGYLLPWDQLAIWAITVGSNMAGATPLVGTQGPGSALLKIGDIPLVTSTDDARFALLGGRFVGAGALLRFYVLHCVGIPLVAAFLMAVHFWRVRKDGGISGPV comes from the coding sequence CGTACGTCGACGCGCTCGACCTGCGCGAACAGGTGCCGTTCGGCATCATGCGGGAGATCCACCGCTGGGGCGCCCACGCGATGGTGATCGCGGTCTGGATCCACATGTTCCGCGTGTTCATGACCGGCTCCTACAAGCCGCCGCGGGAGTTCAACTGGGTCGTGGGCGTCATCCTCCTCGTCCTGACGCTGCTCCTCTCGTTCACCGGCTATCTCCTGCCGTGGGACCAGCTCGCGATCTGGGCGATCACGGTCGGGTCGAACATGGCGGGCGCCACACCGCTCGTCGGGACGCAGGGTCCCGGATCGGCGCTCTTGAAGATCGGCGACATCCCCCTGGTCACCTCGACCGACGACGCGCGTTTCGCGCTGCTCGGCGGGCGTTTCGTCGGGGCCGGCGCGCTGCTGCGGTTCTACGTCCTCCACTGCGTCGGGATCCCTCTCGTCGCGGCGTTCCTCATGGCCGTCCATTTCTGGCGCGTGCGCAAGGACGGCGGCATCAGCGGGCCGGTGTGA